One Thiohalobacter sp. DNA window includes the following coding sequences:
- a CDS encoding prepilin-type N-terminal cleavage/methylation domain-containing protein → MHRHGRGFTLIETVVTLTVLAIIAGITAYGIGHAVRAQQQAQTVFETLDRLRLASERLARELRSVRRDPTTPANYDFLSRTATAVSFRRLEADGVTVTTVNIAASGSNLDLGYDSPAGDWRLTDQVSSFTLAYYQADGATPATGNADVAFVEFELVLLDGNGNSYPQRTRVALRNTQ, encoded by the coding sequence ATGCACCGACACGGCCGCGGCTTCACGCTGATCGAGACGGTGGTCACGCTCACCGTGCTGGCCATCATCGCCGGCATCACCGCTTACGGCATCGGCCACGCGGTGCGGGCGCAGCAGCAGGCACAGACTGTGTTCGAGACCCTCGACCGCTTGCGCCTGGCCAGCGAGCGCCTCGCCCGGGAACTGCGCAGCGTGCGCCGTGATCCGACCACGCCCGCCAACTATGACTTCCTGTCGCGCACGGCGACCGCGGTCAGCTTCCGGCGGCTGGAAGCGGACGGCGTCACCGTGACCACGGTCAACATCGCCGCGAGCGGCAGCAACCTGGACCTCGGCTACGACAGCCCGGCCGGTGACTGGCGGCTGACCGACCAGGTCAGCAGCTTCACCCTCGCCTACTACCAGGCCGACGGCGCGACGCCCGCCACCGGCAACGCCGATGTCGCCTTTGTCGAGTTCGAGCTGGTGCTGCTGGATGGCAACGGCAACAGCTATCCGCAGCGCACGCGGGTGGCCCTGAGGAACACGCAATGA
- a CDS encoding pilus assembly PilX family protein, which produces MNRGGIRRQRGAAMVIAAVFLIVAVLVYGLVALRMAGTSVTDSALVADAAEALFLAESGLERAAQRLANGTACAALAPDAGQAFGSGDFQILSAADVGGLCRVQVVGRRLMAGQPRAQRVIEGDFALGASGNWVVGNNGVVLTDGSGSWSTVPAFTGDDLNGIDCAGSSCLAVGDRGGAFTYDGSAWSATATGTGQDLEDVACEPGTTSACFAVGENGTALRWTTAWAATNSGTGRDLNGVYCGTGFCYVVGDNGTIRRWTGGTNWLGGEIAFSARNLNGVACLPGSATACFAVGRNGTLLQRFAFGPWGFWISVASGTGRHLNDISCPTTTFCVAVGNNGTALVWNGTSWSGSATGTSRRLRGVDCETGVAGNCLAVGNNGTILAWNGAAWSTQPSGTGSRLNDVAVASGGGGSVTLARWRERIF; this is translated from the coding sequence ATGAACAGGGGCGGCATCCGGCGGCAGCGCGGCGCGGCCATGGTCATCGCAGCGGTATTCCTGATCGTCGCCGTGCTGGTGTACGGCCTGGTGGCGCTGCGCATGGCCGGTACCAGCGTGACCGACTCGGCGCTGGTCGCCGATGCCGCCGAGGCCCTGTTCCTGGCCGAGAGCGGCCTGGAGCGCGCCGCCCAGCGGCTGGCGAACGGGACCGCCTGCGCCGCGCTGGCCCCCGACGCCGGGCAGGCCTTCGGCAGCGGCGACTTCCAGATCCTGTCGGCGGCCGATGTCGGCGGCCTGTGCCGGGTTCAGGTCGTGGGCAGGCGGTTGATGGCCGGCCAGCCACGGGCACAGCGGGTGATCGAGGGGGATTTCGCGCTCGGGGCCAGCGGCAACTGGGTGGTCGGCAACAACGGTGTGGTTCTCACCGATGGCAGCGGGAGCTGGTCGACAGTGCCCGCGTTCACCGGTGACGACCTGAATGGCATCGATTGCGCGGGCAGCAGCTGCCTGGCGGTCGGCGACCGTGGCGGCGCCTTTACCTACGACGGTTCCGCCTGGTCCGCGACAGCCACGGGTACCGGTCAGGACCTTGAGGATGTTGCCTGCGAACCGGGCACCACCAGCGCCTGTTTCGCGGTCGGCGAAAATGGCACCGCCCTGCGCTGGACGACGGCCTGGGCGGCGACCAACAGTGGCACGGGCCGCGACCTCAATGGCGTGTATTGCGGCACCGGCTTTTGTTATGTCGTGGGGGACAACGGGACCATACGACGCTGGACCGGTGGGACCAACTGGCTGGGCGGCGAGATCGCCTTCAGCGCCCGGAACCTCAACGGCGTCGCCTGTCTGCCGGGCAGTGCGACCGCCTGTTTCGCCGTCGGCCGGAACGGGACTCTTTTGCAACGCTTCGCTTTCGGACCCTGGGGGTTCTGGATCTCGGTGGCATCGGGGACGGGGCGCCACCTCAACGACATAAGCTGCCCCACAACCACCTTCTGTGTGGCCGTAGGCAACAACGGAACCGCCCTGGTCTGGAACGGCACGAGCTGGAGCGGCTCGGCCACCGGCACATCCCGGCGTCTGCGGGGCGTCGACTGTGAAACGGGCGTCGCCGGCAACTGCCTCGCCGTGGGCAACAACGGCACCATCCTGGCCTGGAACGGTGCCGCCTGGAGCACCCAGCCCTCCGGTACGGGCAGTCGGCTGAACGATGTCGCAGTCGCCAGCGGCGGTGGTGGCAGCGTCACCCTTGCCCGCTGGCGCGAGCGCATCTTCTGA